A genomic segment from Dietzia psychralcaliphila encodes:
- the trmD gene encoding tRNA (guanosine(37)-N1)-methyltransferase TrmD yields the protein MRLDVVTVFPDYLAPLRLALPGRAIDRGILDLAVHDLRAWARDVHKSVDDTPFGGGPGMVMRPTVWGDALDDLVRPAVDESGERPLLIVPTPAGRPFTQTDAHRYARRGHLLFACGRYEGIDQRVIDEASTRMDVEEVSIGDYVLIGGEVAVLVIAEAVVRLLPGVLGNQRSHEEDSFSDGLLEGPSYTRPEVWRDRPVPEVLRSGNHAKIARWRRDESLRRTARRRPDLLDGADLRPADLDILDSAGWTPSSH from the coding sequence ATGCGGCTCGACGTCGTCACCGTCTTCCCCGACTATCTCGCCCCGCTCCGCCTGGCGCTGCCCGGCCGGGCGATCGATCGGGGCATTCTGGATCTGGCGGTCCACGACCTCCGGGCGTGGGCCCGCGATGTGCACAAGTCCGTCGACGACACGCCGTTCGGTGGGGGACCCGGCATGGTGATGCGACCGACCGTCTGGGGAGATGCCCTCGACGATCTGGTGCGGCCGGCCGTCGACGAGTCGGGGGAGCGGCCCCTGCTCATCGTGCCCACCCCTGCGGGTCGGCCCTTCACCCAGACCGACGCCCACCGCTACGCCCGGCGTGGACACCTGCTGTTCGCGTGCGGTCGCTATGAGGGAATCGATCAGCGGGTGATCGACGAGGCCTCCACGCGGATGGATGTGGAGGAGGTGAGCATCGGCGACTACGTGCTCATCGGAGGGGAGGTGGCCGTGCTGGTGATCGCGGAAGCCGTCGTCAGACTCCTACCAGGAGTCCTGGGTAACCAGCGCAGCCACGAGGAGGACTCCTTCTCGGACGGGCTGCTCGAGGGGCCCAGCTACACCCGGCCCGAGGTGTGGCGGGATCGGCCGGTTCCCGAGGTGCTCAGGAGTGGTAACCACGCGAAGATCGCGCGGTGGCGGCGGGACGAGTCACTACGCCGCACGGCGCGCCGCCGACCCGATCTGCTCGACGGTGCGGACCTCCGTCCGGCGGACCTCGATATACTGGACTCCGCCGGGTGGACGCCGAGCTCCCACTGA
- a CDS encoding NAD(P)-dependent oxidoreductase codes for MNTVGVIGATGRVGGIVMERLLERGAGVVAISRRQVDREGVDSRIADAMDPCALGRSLEGVDAVVVALGISENPVTVRLRGARGTADDVRSRGTATTVAAMEGHGIDRLVVLSTYGIGDSAAGLSPSMRLVVAGLLGPQFRDHEKQEQIVRRAPLDWTIARPVNLVDGPRSAVYADTGMRTVSMKVGAEQVGGALADWALDGPYLRETVALSS; via the coding sequence ATGAACACAGTCGGGGTCATCGGGGCAACGGGGCGAGTGGGCGGGATCGTGATGGAACGCCTCCTCGAGCGAGGGGCGGGAGTAGTCGCCATCAGCCGGCGGCAGGTGGATCGCGAAGGAGTAGACAGCCGGATCGCGGACGCAATGGACCCGTGCGCCCTCGGCCGCTCTCTGGAGGGAGTCGATGCCGTGGTCGTGGCCCTGGGGATCTCGGAGAATCCGGTGACGGTTCGTCTGCGGGGGGCGAGGGGTACCGCCGACGACGTCCGGTCGCGCGGGACGGCCACCACCGTGGCGGCGATGGAGGGCCACGGGATCGACCGCCTGGTCGTGTTGTCGACCTACGGCATCGGTGACTCCGCTGCGGGACTGAGTCCTTCCATGAGGCTCGTCGTCGCCGGGCTCCTCGGACCCCAGTTCCGCGATCACGAGAAGCAGGAGCAGATCGTGCGGCGCGCCCCGCTGGACTGGACGATCGCCCGACCGGTCAACCTCGTGGATGGCCCCCGGTCGGCTGTGTACGCCGATACCGGGATGCGGACGGTCTCCATGAAGGTTGGTGCAGAGCAGGTGGGCGGCGCCCTCGCGGACTGGGCCCTCGACGGCCCCTACCTGCGCGAGACCGTCGCGCTGTCCAGCTGA
- a CDS encoding YraN family protein encodes MAGDRAGSVNGADGGDMRRRTGAIGEAHAARLIEARGGVVISRNWRSRTGELDLVALDTGGRLRFVEVRTRTGTGFGTPAESVTVTKRHRLRTLAREWLAAHPGSWHQVCFDVIGVDLADPSRPRLEIFEDVF; translated from the coding sequence ATGGCGGGGGACAGGGCGGGATCGGTCAACGGCGCGGACGGGGGTGACATGCGCCGGCGGACCGGGGCGATCGGGGAGGCACACGCCGCGAGGCTGATCGAGGCGCGTGGGGGCGTGGTGATCAGCCGGAACTGGCGGAGCCGGACCGGGGAACTCGACCTGGTCGCCCTCGACACCGGTGGCCGGTTGCGGTTCGTGGAGGTCCGCACGCGGACCGGGACCGGGTTCGGGACGCCGGCCGAGTCGGTGACGGTGACCAAGCGACACCGTCTGCGCACGTTGGCGCGGGAGTGGCTGGCCGCGCATCCCGGTTCGTGGCACCAGGTCTGCTTCGACGTGATCGGCGTGGACCTCGCGGACCCCTCCCGACCGCGACTCGAAATCTTCGAGGACGTGTTCTGA
- a CDS encoding RNA-binding protein has product MSDMVVDAVDHLVRGIVSDPDAVSVRSSGGRRGTVIRVTVSPDDLGRVIGRGGRTASAIRTIVAAVGGPDVRVDVVDTDR; this is encoded by the coding sequence ATGAGTGACATGGTCGTCGACGCCGTCGACCATCTCGTCCGCGGCATCGTGTCGGATCCCGATGCGGTCTCCGTCCGGTCGAGCGGAGGTCGGCGCGGCACCGTGATCCGCGTGACCGTGTCGCCCGATGATCTCGGACGCGTCATCGGCCGTGGCGGCCGTACCGCCTCCGCGATCCGGACGATCGTCGCCGCCGTCGGCGGGCCGGACGTCCGGGTCGACGTGGTCGACACAGACCGCTAG
- the rimM gene encoding ribosome maturation factor RimM (Essential for efficient processing of 16S rRNA) translates to MELVVGRVVKSHGVRGELVVDVRTDSPRDRFGVGTRLTGRTGKGNNVTDREVTIEAARDHSGRLLVRLAGVADRDSADALRGMLLLVDSDALPETDDPDEFHDHQLVGLRVLDTGGAELGEVTEVVHTAGGELLAVRLSDGADALVPFVSRIVPEIDLDSGTCVIDPPEGLLDLGTS, encoded by the coding sequence ATGGAGCTCGTCGTGGGCCGCGTCGTCAAGTCCCACGGGGTCCGCGGCGAACTCGTGGTGGACGTTCGGACCGACTCCCCCCGAGATCGTTTCGGGGTGGGCACGCGTCTGACCGGCCGCACCGGCAAGGGGAACAACGTCACGGACCGTGAAGTCACCATAGAGGCCGCCCGGGACCATTCCGGGCGGCTTCTCGTGCGTCTGGCCGGCGTGGCCGACCGGGATTCGGCCGACGCGTTGCGTGGGATGCTCCTGCTGGTCGACTCCGATGCACTGCCGGAGACGGATGATCCGGACGAGTTCCACGACCACCAACTGGTGGGGCTGCGGGTTCTCGACACCGGGGGAGCGGAGCTCGGTGAGGTCACCGAGGTCGTGCACACAGCGGGTGGGGAGCTGCTCGCCGTCCGGCTCTCGGACGGGGCCGACGCGCTGGTGCCCTTCGTCTCCCGGATCGTGCCCGAGATCGACCTCGACTCCGGCACGTGCGTCATCGACCCACCGGAGGGGCTGCTCGATCTGGGGACCTCGTGA
- the lepB gene encoding signal peptidase I, translating into MRGGRRDRRATEKKGQPWYIEIPMLVVIALVLVFVFQTFVGRVYQIPSESMEPTLHGCAGCTGDRIFVDKISYRFGDPKPGDVVVFEGPDSWNQGYQSIRSDNPAIRTLQNIGGVIGIIPPDQNDMVKRVIAVGGQTVGGCSPDGRLLVDGEPLDEPYLNVDPSLDRNPLNCAFGPVTVPEGNYWMMGDNRSNSADSRYHMGDEFQGTVPDENVIGKVQAIILPFNRIGSVPSPDINAG; encoded by the coding sequence ATGCGTGGAGGTCGACGCGACAGGCGGGCCACCGAGAAGAAGGGCCAGCCCTGGTACATCGAGATCCCCATGCTGGTGGTGATCGCGCTGGTGCTGGTCTTCGTGTTCCAGACCTTCGTCGGACGGGTCTATCAGATCCCGTCGGAATCGATGGAGCCCACGTTGCACGGATGTGCCGGTTGCACGGGCGACAGGATCTTCGTGGACAAGATCTCGTACCGGTTCGGCGATCCGAAGCCCGGGGACGTCGTCGTGTTCGAGGGACCGGACTCCTGGAACCAGGGCTACCAGTCCATCCGGTCGGACAACCCGGCGATCCGGACTCTGCAGAACATCGGTGGGGTCATCGGCATCATTCCGCCGGACCAGAACGACATGGTCAAGCGCGTCATCGCCGTAGGTGGTCAGACCGTGGGTGGGTGCTCACCGGACGGCCGGCTCCTGGTGGACGGCGAGCCCCTGGACGAGCCGTACCTCAACGTGGATCCCTCCCTCGATCGCAATCCGCTCAACTGCGCGTTCGGACCGGTCACCGTTCCGGAGGGCAACTACTGGATGATGGGTGACAACCGGAGCAACTCCGCCGACTCCCGCTACCACATGGGCGACGAGTTCCAGGGCACGGTCCCCGACGAGAACGTCATCGGCAAGGTGCAGGCCATCATCCTCCCGTTCAACCGGATCGGGTCCGTGCCCTCGCCGGATATCAACGCGGGGTGA
- the rplS gene encoding 50S ribosomal protein L19 yields the protein MNTLDFIDNKSLRDDIPAFRPGDTLDVHVKVIEGSKERVQVFKGVVIRRQGGGVRETFTVRKVSFGVGVERTFPVHSPTIDHIDVLTRGDVRRAKLYYLRNLRGKAAKIKEKR from the coding sequence ATGAACACTCTCGACTTCATCGACAACAAGTCACTCCGTGACGACATCCCCGCGTTCCGTCCGGGCGACACGCTCGACGTGCACGTCAAGGTCATCGAGGGCTCCAAGGAGCGCGTCCAGGTCTTCAAGGGCGTCGTGATCCGTCGCCAGGGCGGCGGCGTCCGCGAGACCTTCACCGTCCGCAAGGTCTCCTTCGGAGTCGGCGTCGAGCGCACCTTCCCGGTGCACTCGCCCACCATCGACCACATCGACGTCCTGACCCGCGGTGACGTCCGTCGCGCCAAGCTGTACTACCTCCGCAACCTCCGCGGCAAGGCCGCGAAGATCAAGGAGAAGCGCTGA
- the rpsP gene encoding 30S ribosomal protein S16: MAVKIKLTRLGKIRNPQYRVVVADARTRRDGRSIETIGLYRPKEEPSFIQIDSERAQYWLGVGALPTEAVEALLKITGDWQKFKGLEGAEGTLRVAEPKPSKLELFNKALEEAQGEPSAEAITTKRKAEKAKKADEAKKAEDDAKKAAAAEAAEGDSAEAGSADAETTEA; the protein is encoded by the coding sequence ATGGCCGTCAAGATCAAGCTCACCCGCCTCGGCAAGATCCGCAACCCGCAGTACCGCGTGGTCGTGGCCGACGCCCGCACCCGTCGCGACGGGCGCTCCATCGAGACCATCGGCCTCTACCGCCCCAAGGAGGAGCCGAGCTTCATCCAGATCGACTCCGAGCGCGCGCAGTACTGGCTCGGTGTGGGCGCGCTTCCCACCGAGGCCGTCGAGGCCCTGCTCAAGATCACCGGTGACTGGCAGAAGTTCAAGGGCCTCGAGGGCGCAGAGGGCACCCTCAGGGTCGCCGAGCCCAAGCCCAGCAAGCTGGAGCTGTTCAACAAGGCGCTCGAGGAGGCCCAGGGCGAGCCGTCCGCCGAGGCCATCACCACCAAGCGCAAGGCTGAGAAGGCCAAGAAGGCCGACGAGGCCAAGAAGGCTGAGGATGACGCCAAGAAGGCCGCCGCAGCCGAGGCCGCCGAGGGCGACTCCGCCGAGGCCGGGTCGGCTGACGCCGAGACCACCGAGGCCTGA
- the dprA gene encoding DNA-processing protein DprA, which produces MSDRGEDTLVPDPVRAAYAYLGAVTERPTAQLWDLVDAVGAVEAAHRIRAGQVGDALVSQTEARRSRVRPDDLLGEAAEVGARLLVPGDPGWPAAALDPLDRPRRRRGSGRGAVETALRPLGLWWRGPADPTTVVHRSVAVVGTRAPTPYGRAVTADVTSGVAAEGFTVVSGGAFGIDAAAHRAVLGAGGTTIAVLAGGVDRLYPRGNEGLLSAVAESGAVVSDQPPGTGVTRYRFLDRNRLIAALSRATVVVEAAARSGALSTAAWATVLDRPVGAVPGPVTSVASTGCHLLVRDGRAVLVGRTADVVELAGDMGETTPPPTGHASSWDDLDDVTRRVLEALPTTGGAVPAEVAASAGVPPSTARAVLGRLLVDGAVLRGPSGWRRSGHTGRQLTLPVD; this is translated from the coding sequence ATGTCGGATCGGGGCGAGGACACGCTGGTCCCCGACCCGGTTCGGGCGGCCTACGCCTACCTCGGGGCGGTCACCGAGCGGCCGACGGCGCAGCTGTGGGACCTCGTGGACGCCGTCGGCGCGGTCGAGGCCGCCCACCGGATCCGGGCCGGACAGGTCGGCGACGCGCTCGTCTCGCAGACGGAGGCCCGGCGCTCCCGGGTGCGTCCCGACGACCTACTCGGTGAGGCGGCCGAGGTAGGTGCGAGACTGCTCGTCCCGGGTGACCCGGGGTGGCCGGCGGCGGCGCTCGATCCGCTGGACCGGCCGCGCCGTCGCCGCGGGAGCGGCCGGGGTGCGGTGGAGACGGCGCTTCGACCGCTGGGACTGTGGTGGCGCGGCCCGGCGGACCCCACGACGGTCGTGCACCGGTCAGTGGCCGTGGTGGGAACCCGCGCGCCAACCCCCTACGGGCGGGCCGTGACCGCAGACGTGACCTCGGGAGTAGCCGCCGAGGGGTTCACCGTGGTCTCCGGCGGCGCGTTCGGAATCGACGCGGCGGCCCACCGGGCCGTCCTCGGCGCCGGTGGCACCACGATCGCCGTGCTCGCCGGAGGTGTGGATCGTCTGTATCCCAGAGGCAACGAAGGACTGCTGTCCGCGGTCGCCGAGTCCGGGGCGGTGGTCTCGGATCAACCCCCGGGGACCGGGGTCACGAGGTATCGCTTTCTCGACCGGAACAGACTCATCGCCGCCCTCTCTCGGGCGACGGTGGTGGTGGAGGCGGCCGCCCGGAGCGGGGCCCTGAGCACCGCCGCCTGGGCGACGGTGCTCGACCGACCGGTCGGGGCGGTGCCGGGACCGGTGACGTCAGTCGCGTCCACCGGGTGCCACCTCCTCGTCCGGGACGGTCGAGCGGTCCTGGTCGGGCGCACCGCCGACGTCGTTGAACTGGCGGGGGACATGGGCGAGACCACGCCGCCGCCAACAGGGCACGCGTCCTCGTGGGACGACCTCGACGACGTGACCCGGCGGGTTCTCGAGGCACTGCCCACAACGGGTGGCGCGGTCCCCGCGGAGGTCGCGGCGTCGGCGGGGGTCCCACCGTCGACGGCGCGGGCGGTCCTGGGCCGCCTGCTGGTCGACGGCGCGGTGCTCCGCGGCCCCTCGGGGTGGCGCCGGTCGGGTCACACGGGCAGGCAGCTCACATTGCCTGTCGACTGA
- a CDS encoding AraC family transcriptional regulator, with protein MTIRPGARGPGSSVHATTVHTAADATTADSVSRLTSELRSRGIFHCDTRMTAGVTLLLPRMPGTVMFHAVIEGRCSVTVDGTTTRLEPGEVALLPHGAGHAISTGPGETVLLESAPRRSLGGIVERLELGSGPLGVHAICGALTVEHPAAPPLPATIDPLVVVPSRSAVDRQRVALLADLILEEADAAAPGWTDVTSHLVDALALRAFRHVVLDAPPGHGWWSALREPRVAAAIAAIHDRPEVHWDVAALARVAGMSRSAFAVLFGEVTGDTPIRWATNYRMRLARAQLAAGATTSSVARRSGYDSEVAFRRAFRRTTGVTPGSVRRSGAPPG; from the coding sequence ATGACCATTCGTCCAGGCGCGCGTGGCCCGGGTTCGTCCGTCCACGCCACCACCGTCCACACCGCCGCCGACGCCACCACCGCCGACTCCGTTTCGCGCCTGACGAGCGAACTGCGGTCGCGAGGGATCTTCCACTGCGACACCCGGATGACTGCGGGGGTGACGCTCCTGCTTCCACGGATGCCGGGGACGGTCATGTTCCACGCGGTCATCGAAGGGCGATGCTCGGTGACTGTCGACGGCACCACCACCCGGTTGGAACCGGGCGAGGTCGCGCTGTTGCCCCACGGTGCGGGCCACGCGATCTCCACCGGTCCCGGTGAGACGGTGCTGCTCGAGTCGGCCCCCCGCCGCTCGCTCGGTGGCATCGTCGAGCGCCTCGAACTGGGATCCGGTCCGCTCGGGGTCCATGCCATCTGTGGAGCCCTCACGGTGGAGCACCCGGCTGCGCCTCCGCTACCGGCGACGATCGACCCGCTCGTGGTGGTGCCGTCCCGCTCGGCTGTTGATCGCCAACGCGTCGCCCTGCTCGCCGACCTCATCCTGGAGGAGGCGGATGCCGCCGCACCGGGGTGGACCGATGTGACATCACATCTCGTCGATGCGCTGGCGCTGAGGGCGTTCCGCCACGTTGTACTCGATGCGCCGCCCGGTCACGGTTGGTGGTCGGCGCTGCGGGAGCCCCGGGTGGCCGCGGCGATCGCTGCGATCCACGACCGGCCGGAGGTCCACTGGGACGTGGCCGCCCTGGCACGGGTGGCAGGGATGTCGAGATCGGCGTTCGCGGTGCTGTTCGGTGAGGTCACTGGTGATACGCCGATCAGGTGGGCCACCAACTACCGCATGCGGCTCGCCCGTGCCCAGCTCGCGGCAGGCGCCACCACCAGTTCGGTCGCGCGGCGGTCGGGGTACGACTCCGAGGTCGCATTCCGTCGTGCGTTCCGCCGTACCACCGGGGTGACGCCCGGTTCCGTGCGTCGTTCCGGCGCACCACCGGGGTAG
- a CDS encoding YifB family Mg chelatase-like AAA ATPase, whose translation MALGRTWAVALSGIGGQLVEVEADVGRGLPGVSIVGMPDSAVLQSRDRMRAAVTNSGLTWPPGKVVLSLSPADLRKEGAGFDLALATGTLTASGVLPDARFAGTLLLGELALDGRVRSVRGVLPAVLAARDAGLTRAIVPTANLTEARLVRGIDSAGVDSLAMLADWSRGVGDLVALAPPVRRTVQDDTHDLSEVHGQEDCRRAVEVAAAGGHALLLRGAPGTGKTMLARRLPGLLPDLAEREALEATAIRSVTGRLAPDDPLLSRPPFVAPHHSASLASLVGGGTRRARPGAVTFAHQGVLFLDECAEFHGRVLDGLRTPLEEGEVRVGRSEGLSVFPARFQLVMAANDCPCGVPRPADCTCTAVARRRYGRALTGPLRDRIDISARTLPMGSGLFGVGEGEESAVVRSRVAEARAAAAQRWAGCPGAGNARSNAVVPGRVLRDSGRLDRGARNPLDRALAHGLLSPRGVDRCLRLAWTLADLDGAESPGGSHVAEALVLRGED comes from the coding sequence ATGGCGCTCGGACGTACGTGGGCGGTTGCCCTGTCCGGGATCGGGGGCCAGCTGGTCGAGGTCGAGGCGGATGTCGGCAGGGGCCTGCCAGGGGTGAGCATCGTGGGGATGCCGGACTCCGCGGTGTTGCAGTCGCGCGACCGGATGCGGGCTGCGGTGACCAACTCCGGGTTGACCTGGCCCCCCGGGAAGGTCGTCCTGTCCCTGTCCCCGGCCGATCTGCGCAAAGAGGGCGCGGGATTCGATCTGGCGTTGGCGACGGGGACCCTCACCGCTTCGGGCGTGTTGCCGGACGCGCGGTTCGCGGGCACCCTCCTGCTCGGGGAGCTCGCCCTGGATGGAAGGGTCCGCAGCGTCCGCGGGGTGCTCCCGGCGGTCCTCGCCGCCCGGGACGCCGGATTGACGCGGGCCATCGTCCCGACCGCCAACCTCACCGAGGCTCGGCTGGTCCGTGGGATCGACTCGGCGGGGGTCGACTCGTTGGCGATGCTGGCGGACTGGAGCCGCGGCGTGGGCGACCTGGTCGCGCTCGCCCCACCCGTGCGCCGGACCGTGCAGGACGACACCCATGATCTGTCGGAGGTGCACGGGCAGGAGGACTGTCGACGAGCGGTGGAGGTGGCCGCAGCCGGTGGACACGCTCTCCTGCTGCGCGGCGCACCGGGAACCGGCAAGACGATGCTCGCGCGGCGGCTACCGGGGCTGCTTCCCGACCTGGCGGAGCGCGAGGCACTCGAAGCCACGGCGATCCGTTCGGTGACGGGGCGACTGGCCCCCGATGATCCCCTGCTGAGCCGGCCACCGTTCGTCGCGCCTCACCACTCTGCGTCGCTCGCGTCCCTCGTCGGCGGCGGCACCCGGCGCGCCCGGCCCGGTGCGGTGACCTTCGCACACCAGGGAGTGCTCTTCCTGGACGAGTGCGCAGAGTTCCACGGCCGCGTCTTGGACGGACTGCGGACCCCGCTGGAGGAGGGGGAGGTGAGGGTGGGACGGAGCGAGGGTCTGTCCGTCTTCCCCGCCCGGTTCCAACTGGTCATGGCAGCCAACGATTGCCCGTGTGGGGTCCCGCGCCCGGCGGACTGCACGTGCACTGCCGTCGCGAGGCGTCGGTACGGCAGGGCCCTCACCGGCCCGCTACGCGATCGCATCGACATCTCGGCCCGGACGCTGCCGATGGGCTCGGGCCTGTTCGGGGTGGGAGAGGGGGAGGAGAGCGCGGTCGTGCGGTCCAGGGTGGCTGAGGCGAGAGCGGCTGCGGCCCAGAGGTGGGCCGGATGCCCCGGGGCCGGGAACGCTCGGAGCAACGCCGTCGTCCCGGGACGCGTGCTCCGCGACTCCGGGCGCCTCGACCGTGGTGCGCGGAACCCCCTGGACCGGGCATTGGCACACGGGCTGCTGTCGCCACGAGGGGTGGACCGGTGTCTGCGTCTGGCGTGGACGCTGGCGGACCTGGACGGCGCGGAATCCCCTGGTGGGTCCCACGTGGCCGAGGCACTGGTGCTCAGGGGTGAGGACTGA
- a CDS encoding ribonuclease HII, whose amino-acid sequence MSPVRPGRVRVTRRDGRLALEAALGRRGLGPVAGVDEAGRGSCAGPLVVAACVLGDRLAPELADLDDSKKLSQPTRERLHDAVLRRAAAVSVVVIEPDRIDARGVHRCNLEGMRRAVAALDPAPGFVLTDGFAVDGLGCQSTSVIGGDAVVASIAAASVLAKVTRDRIMVDLDPRYPGYGFAAHKGYSTAGHARAIEQLGPSDIHRMSYANVRRAAQAHSRSSTR is encoded by the coding sequence GTGAGCCCTGTCCGACCGGGCCGGGTCCGGGTGACCCGACGTGACGGAAGGCTGGCACTCGAGGCGGCCCTGGGACGGCGCGGTCTCGGGCCGGTCGCCGGGGTTGACGAGGCCGGACGCGGGTCGTGCGCGGGACCGCTCGTGGTGGCTGCGTGCGTACTCGGGGACCGTCTCGCTCCGGAACTCGCCGACCTCGACGACTCCAAGAAGCTGTCGCAGCCCACCAGGGAACGACTCCACGACGCCGTGCTGCGTCGTGCGGCCGCCGTGTCGGTCGTGGTGATCGAGCCCGATCGCATTGACGCGCGGGGCGTCCACCGGTGCAACCTCGAGGGGATGCGGCGCGCGGTGGCCGCTCTGGACCCGGCACCCGGTTTCGTCCTCACCGACGGGTTCGCCGTGGACGGGCTCGGATGCCAGTCCACGTCGGTGATCGGGGGCGACGCGGTCGTCGCATCCATCGCCGCCGCGAGTGTCCTCGCAAAGGTCACCCGCGATCGGATTATGGTGGACCTCGACCCGAGGTACCCGGGCTACGGGTTCGCGGCACACAAGGGGTACAGCACCGCGGGTCACGCCAGGGCGATCGAACAGCTCGGTCCCAGCGACATCCACCGGATGTCGTACGCCAACGTCCGTCGCGCCGCTCAGGCGCATTCGAGGAGCAGCACTAGATGA
- a CDS encoding DUF2469 domain-containing protein, whose product MSAEDLENYETEMELSLYREYRDIVGQFTYVVETERRFYLANAVELIPRSADGEVYFDVRMSDAWVWDMYRPARFVKYVRVLTFKDVNIEELDKPELRLPE is encoded by the coding sequence ATGAGCGCCGAGGATCTGGAGAACTACGAGACCGAGATGGAGCTCTCGCTTTACCGCGAGTACCGCGACATCGTCGGTCAGTTCACCTACGTCGTCGAGACGGAGCGGCGCTTCTATCTCGCCAACGCAGTAGAACTGATCCCGAGGTCTGCGGACGGTGAGGTCTACTTCGATGTCCGGATGTCGGACGCATGGGTGTGGGACATGTATCGACCTGCCCGTTTCGTGAAGTACGTTCGCGTCCTGACCTTCAAGGACGTCAACATCGAGGAGCTCGACAAACCCGAACTCCGCCTCCCGGAATAG